In the genome of Streptomyces sp. SLBN-118, the window GTCGAAGAGTCGGGGCCGGTTCTGGTAGGCGATGCGCAGGGCGTCCCGGAAACCCTCGGTGATGACGAGGACGGTCGGCTCGCCCCGGCGCTCCAGCAGGGCGTTGGTGGCCACGGTGGTGCCCATCTTCACGCTGTCGACCCGCTCGGCCGGGACGGGCTCGTCCGGGCCGACGCCGAGCAGCAGCCGGATACCGGCGACGGCCGCGTCCCGGTACCGCTCCGGGTTGTGCGAGAGCAGTTTCCGGGTCACGAGCCGTCCGTCGGGGCGTTTGCCCACAATGTCCGTGAAGGTGCCGCCACGGTCGATCCAGAACTCCCAGCGCCCTGTCATTCCCCCATTCTGGCAAGGGGAACGTCCGGGGACACGGCGGCGAGTGCGGCCGAAAGCGCGTGTTCGGCACTGCGGTCGAGCCGATCGCTGGTGCCGCGGGCCCAATGGCGCACCTCCGCACCGGCCAGCCGCATCAGCTGCGGCAGCAGATCGGTGCAGCGGCGCGCCACCCAGGCGGTCCCCGCCGTGGCGAGCCACAGCGCGGCCGCGGCCCGGCTCGGCGGGGCCTGCTCGGGGTCGCTGCCGGGCGCGGTTCCGCGGGCCAGACCGCGCTCGGTGAGCAGCTCGTGGAAACGCCGCGCGATCATCCGGTGCCCGCGCTCGCCCGCGAGCGTACGGTCGGCCGCGGTGTGGACGGTTCGGATGCGCCGCCAGGCGGCGCCCTCCCCGGCGCCCACATAGGTGCGTGCGTATCCGGCGAGGTCGGTCTGGTAGACGGCGACGGCCGGGAGGTCGAGCCGTGCCGCGGCCGCCATGCCCCGCACACCGAGGACGAAGGGGCTGGCCAGGTGGACGAGGTCGGCCCGGTGGGCGGCGATGGTCGCGGCGACGCGGCGGCTGGGGAGGGCCACCCGTACTTGGGGATATCCGGGCAGGGGCAGGGAGGGGACGCGCACCACGGGGCAGGGTGCGGTTGTGCCGGAGTCGTCGGCCCCGGCGACGGCCGGGGCTATGACGAGCGGGTCATGACCGCGCGCGGCGAGGTGCCGGGCGGTCTGCAGGGCGCAGTGCGCCACACCATTGACGTCTGGCGGAAAGGATTCGGTGACGATGACGACTCGCATACCCGTGTTGTCGTCGCACTCGGGGTGGCTGACCCAACGTGGATCTTTCCGCTCGGGGAACGTCCCATGAGCGTTTGTGGCCGACGCCGTTCCGCGTCCCTAATGTCACACCGCGGGCGCGTCCGGGCCGATTCTGCTGCGTACGGCGGTTTGTACCTCTGCCTCCTCGGCCGGATCCGCGGCCAGGCGGCGCAGGCGCTCGGCCACACGCACATCACCGGTCTCGGCGTGCAGGGCCGCGACCTCGCGGGTGGTCTCCTCGCAGTCCCAGAGGCATTCGACGGCGAAGCCGGTGGGGAAGGACGGGTCGGTCGCCGCGAGCGCGCGGGCCGCGCGGCCGCGCAGCTGCGAGGACGCGGTCTCGCGGTAGACATGGCGCAGTACGGGTGCGGCGCACGCGATGCCGAGCCGTCCGGCTCCGTCGACGAGGGTCCACAGCAGGGAGGCGTCGGGCCCGTCGGCCCGTACGGTCTCCCGCAGCGCGCCGAGCACCAGCGTGGCGTCGCCGGCCGTGCCCCTGCAGGCGAGCACGCCCGCCGCCGACGCTCCGAGGGCGTCGGGCCGGTGGACCCAGCCGCGGGCCCGGTCGACGGCTTCGTCGCCGCACATCCGCTCGAAAGCGGAGACCGCCGCCTCGGCGACGGTGTGGGAGCCGCCGGACACCGCGGCCTCGATGAGGTCGAGCACCACGCCGTCGCGCGACTCGGCGAGATAGTGCAGTGCGGCGCAGCGGGCGCCGACGGATCCCGCGCGTGCGGCTTCGACGATGGCGGGCCGGTCCTCGGGTCCCGCGACGGCGGACAGACAGCGGGCGGCGGGCACATGGAGGGCGCTGCCGCGCTCAAGACCCTGGTCGGCCCAGTCGAAGACCGCCTGGACGCTCCAGCCGGGACGGGGTCCGCTCGGTCGCATCTGGCGCTGCCAGCGGTCGAAGGAGCCTGCCTCCTGGGCGGCGCGCACCCGGGCGCCGATCGCCTCGCGCCGGTCCTCGGCCCACAGCCTCCAGGGCCGCGGTTCGAACGCGTCGCGTACGGCGATGGCCAGCTCGGCGTCGCCCTCGGCAGTGGCCGGGAATCGGGCGAGTACCGAGGGGGCCAGCGCCCGCAGGCCGGAGTCGTTGTCGCGCAGGGCGAGCTCGTCGAGTGCCCAGGTCCAGTTGGCGCCGTTGGCCGCGTAGCGCCGGAGCAGTGAAAGGGCGTCGCCCCTTCCGTACGAGGCGAGATGCCCGAGCACCGCGAGCGAGAGGCCCGTCCTGGCCTCGTCGGTGTCGAGATGGTCGTCGGCGTCGCACAGGTGGCGCTCGATCTCCTCGAGACTGCCGTGGAGATCCAGGTAGAGGCGCGCGTAGTACAGGGAGCGGTTCTCGACCTGCCAGTCGTGGCGGGGGTCGTTCAGTACGCAGTGGTTGAGCGCGGCGAGCGCTTCGGCGCGCGGCGCTGCCAGCGCGTGCAGCGTGCCGTCACCGCGGCCCCTCTGCAGCAGGCCGAGCAGCGTGCCGCTCGGCGCTATGACTGGATCGAACATGGGAAAAGCCTCACATCAAGCTGTCGACGCAACCGGGGAGTGGAGATGCCTAGGCCGCGCAGCAACATGTAGGGCCGCCCGTCGTCTTCCGCTTGGTGTAGACCATCTTCCTCTGCCTCTCGTCGGTGGCCCCAGGGGAACTCCCGGATGAAGTCCGGGGTAGGGCCCGACGTCATGATGACCCACCCATATCGCCACCGCGACCACATTTACGGCGTCCGTCCCGGCGACATGTCGGCGACCGATCAACAATCCGTCAACGCCCTTCCGGCGACGGCTCATTGGTCGCCGAACAGCTCCAGTAGGTCCGTCTTCCCAAACATCCGCGCCGTATCCACTGCGGACGGCGTCCCCGCCTTCGGGTCGGCTCCGCCGGCCAGGAGTACGCGGATGACGGCGTCCTCGCCCTTGAAGACAGCACCGGCGAGGGGGGTCTGGCCGCGGTCGTTGGCCCGGTCCGGTTCGGCGCCACGGGCGAGCAGCGCTTCCACTGCGGGGGCGTGCCCGTGGTAGGCGGCCAGCATGACCAGGGTGTCGCCGCGGTCATTGGCGAGGTTGGCGGGCACTCCGGCGTCGATGTACGCGACGAGGGCCTCGGTCTCTCCCTGGCGCGCCAGGTCGAAGACCTTGGTGGCGAGCTCGATCACCTCGGGATCCGGGGCTTCGCTCATCGGGAAGACCGCCTTTCACTGCGTTGACCTGGGGCGTACGGCAGGAGCAGCCGTACGAGTGAATCGACAGGCTACTGCCCGCACTCCGGCATCAGGCGGTGCGGCCGCTGCAGGGATCACCGCGAGGAAGGCACTGTGCGGCGCAAGCGCGCAGTGTGCCCCCCGGCCGGCGGTCCGGCGTCCGCCAGTGCAGTGAAATCCCAGGAATTTCACCCATTCGCACCTTTTATCACATAGATGCTTCCTGTGAGCATGGAAGTACTCATGGTGACTGTCCCCTCAACCAGGAGAACCACTCATGATCCTCTCCATCTCAGGCGTCGTGCTGCTCGGCATCATCGTCTTCCTGTTCTTCAGGAAGGACGGCCTCAAGGGCTCTCACGCGTTCGTCTGCTCGCTCTTCGGCTTCTTCATCTCGGGCACGGCCATCGCGCCCAGCATCAAGGCCGGGAGCGCGAGTCTCGCCAGCCTCCTGGGCGGGATCAAGTTCTGACCCCGCAGTACCGACCAGCACCATCTGCACCCCAGCACCTTCAGGAGACCGATGTGGCCCGGCGACCACTCCCCCGCATTCTCAGCAGCGGCAGCGCGCAGATCGCCCGGAGCCGGGAGATCGCCCGCTCGGCCGCCGACAGCGCCACGGACGTCCTGCATCCGCTGATCACCATCACCCGCGGTCTGCGGCAGCTGGCCGTCATGGCCCGGCACAGGTGGGCCGCCACACCCAAGGAACGGCGTGGTCCCACGCTGTTCCTCGCCGCGTCCTGCGTCCTGGTGGTCGCGCTCATCCCGTACGGGCCGCTGGTCGCCCTGATCTCGGTGATGGCGGCGGCCGCCTGGAAGGGGCGGGTGCGTACCCCGGTGAAGAGCGGCCCGGACGAGGCGGAGGCCGGCCGGCTGCGAGCCCTCTACGAGGCGCTCGTGCCGCACTTCTCCGTCGCCGAGGACCCGGCTCCGCTGTTCGCCCACGGCAGCGACTGGAGCAAGGCCTTCAGCGATTACGAGTTCGACGGCAATGGGCGCCTCACCCGGCTCCAGGTGGCCTACCCCGCGTACTTCACCGACGGCGAGGCCGAGTCCCGGGCCCGCATCGAGCAGCTGCTGCACGCCAAGTCCGGGCGCGGCCGCGAGTACCTGTTCACCTGGGACGAGGAGGGCAACCGGCTCGTGATGAGCGTGCTGCCCGCCCTGTCCACCGCCATCGCCGCCCAGCGATTCGTCACCGCCCCCGGCGAGACCGTGCTGGGCTTCACCGATGCCGGCGCGGTGCGGCGCACCGTGCCGGTGGCGCAGGGCGAGGAGACCAGTTCCGCCGCTCCGGTCCTCTGGCGCACCGGACCGCGTTCGACGGAGCCGCATCTGCTGGTGGTCGGCGAGCCCGGCAGCGGCACCACGACCCTGCTGCGTTCGATCGCGCTTCAGGCCCTGCAGCACGGTGACGTACTGATCGTGGAGGGCAGCGGGACCGGGGAGTACGGCTGTCTCGCGGGGCGGGCGGGCGTACTGGCCGTCGAATGCGGTCTCGCCGGTGCGCTGGCGAGCCTGGAGTGGGCGGCCCACGAGACCGAACGGCGGCTGATCGCCGCCAACCGGGCCCGGCAGGCCGGGCATCCCGAGCCCGACGACACCAAGCGCCCGCTGTGGATCCTGCTGGACAGGCCGAGCATCCTGGGGCACCTGGCGGCGGCCGACGGGCACACCGATCCGCAGGACCTGCTTCAGGTGCCGTTGCGTCACGGCAGGGCCGCGCAGGTCACGGTGGTGGTGGCCGAGCAGTTCGACAGCCTGGACCCTCTCACCGAGACAGTGCGGACGCATACGCGTGCGCGGGTCGTGCTGGGAGCCGCCACCTTCGAGCAGGTCGAGTCCGTGCTCGGTGTCCAGCCCCACACCACTCCGACACCCGAGGTACCGCCGGGCCGTGGCTACGCACGGCTCGGTACGGGGCCGGTGCTCAGGATTCAGGTACCGGCGACCCCGGACCCGTACGACGAGGCGACGAGCGAGGCGCACCGCCGGGCCGTGCTGGAGCTGCTGCCGGAGCGCCAGGACCAGGCCGGGCCCGCCGCCGTACCGGATCCTGCGGCGGACCCGGTGCACGAGGCCGTGCCGGCCGAGAGCTGACGGGTCCCGTCAGGCGACGAACGTCCGCGGCGCTTCCGTCCCGGTCGTCGCGCCCGTCGCGACCAGCCGGGCCGCCGCCGCCAGCCGGACCGCCGCCTCGTCCGCGACCGGTCCGCCGACCGTGAACGGCAGCCGCACATAGCCCTCGAAGGCCCCGTCCACTCCGAAGCGGGGTCCCGAGGGCACCCGCACACCCACCCGTTCGCCGACCTCGGCGAGCCGGGAGCCGGAAAGACCGCCGGTGCGCACCCAGAGGGTGAGTCCGCCGCCCGGCACGTCGTACTCCCAGTCGGGCAGCTCCCTGCGCAGCGCCGCGACCAGAGCGTCGCGGTTCTCCCGCGCCTGGCCCCGCCGGATGGCAACCGCCTCCTCCCAACCACCCGTCTGCATCAGCCAGTTGACCGCCAGCTGTTCCAGGACGGGCGTGCCCAGGTCGGCATACGCGCGTGCCGAGACCAGCGAGCGGATCACGTCCGGGGCCGCGCGCACCCAGCCGATACGCATCCCCGCCCAGAAGGCCTTGCTGGCCGAGCCGACCGTGAGCACCGTGCTGCCCGCCGGATCGAAGGCGCAGACGGGCTGGGGCATGTCGACGCCCTCGTCAAGACGGAGCTCGGACATGGTCTCGTCGACGACGAGCACGGTGCCGGCGGCGCGTGCCGCGTCGACGAGGCGGCGGCGCTGGTCCTCGTCGGCCAGGGCACCGGTCGGATTGTGGAAGTCGGCCACCACATAGGCGAGCCGGGGTGCTGCGTCCCGCAGCACCTGCCGCCAGCGCGGCATGTCCCAGCCGGTCAGCCCCTCGGCCTGGGCGACCGGCACGAGCCGGGCCCCCGCTTCCCGCATCAGCTGAAGGATGTTGGCGTAGGAGGGGGACTCGACGGCGATGCGCTCGCCGCGCCCGGCGAAGAGATGACAGATGGCGTCGATCGCGCCCATCGCCCCGGTGGTGACCATGATCTGCTCGGGCATGGTGGGGATGCCGCGCTCGGTGTAACGGTCGGCGAGCATCTGACGCAGCGCGGGCAGCCCTGCCGGATAGTCGCCATGGGTGTGGGCGTACGGCGGCAGCTCCTCCAGAGCGCCCTGGACACTGCGGGTGAGCCAGGGTTCGGGGGCGGGCAGCGCCGCACAACCGAGGTCGATCATCGAGCCGAGCGACTCGGGCGGCAGTGGCTCCAGACCGCGTGCGGGCAGCGGGTTCCCGGCGGGCACAGCCGTCCAGCTGCCCGCTCCCCTGCGGGATTCGAGGAAGCCCTCGGCGCGCAGCGCCTCGTAGGCGGCGGCGACAGTCGTGCGGCTGACGGACAGCGACAGCGCGAGTTCGCGTTCGGCGGGCAGCCGGGCGGCGACAGGCACGCGGCCTTCGAGGACGAGCAGCCGGATGCCGTCGGCGAGTGCGCGGTAGGCGGGCGGTTTGCGGGCGCCGGGCCCGGCCGGGCGGGGCTGCTGGGAGGTGAGCTGCCGGGCGAGCTGTGCCGCCCCCACCGCAGAGGTCCACTGCGTCATGGAAGTCAGTCCACCTTCCTTGAATTGGCCATGGTTGGCATCGGTTCCGTAGCCACAGAGTGTCATGAGCCAGTCCACACCCACCACCAGGGGGCGTCAAGTGACCGCCGTGTCCCGTCAGACCGCCGTGTCCCGTCATCTCACCCGCAGACTCCTTCAGCTCTCCATCGGTCTGGCCCTCTACGGCGTGAGCTCGGCGCTCCTGGTGCGCGGCGGCCTCGGGCTCGAACCCTGGGGGGTGCTGCATCAGGGCCTGGCCGAGCGGACGGGGCTGACGATCGGGGTCGTTTCGATCATTGTCGGCGCGGCCGTGCTGCTGCTGTGGATCCCGATCAGACAGCGGCCCGGGCTCGGCACGGTCTCCAATGTCTTCGTGATCGGTATCGCGATGGACGGCACGCTCGCCCTGGTGCCAAACGCTCACGGGCTCGCGGCGCAGATTCCGGTGCTGATCGGCGGCATCGTGCTCAACGGCGTGGCGACGGGGCTGTACATCGCGGCGCGCTTCGGCCCCGGCCCGCGCGATGGCCTGATGACGGGTCTGCACCGGATCACGGGCCGCACGATCCGGCTGGTCCGTACGGCCATCGAGGTGGCCGTCGTGGCGACCGGCTTCGTACTCGGCGGCTCGGTCGGCGTCGGCACGGTCGCGTACGCCCTGGCCATCGGTCCTCTGGCGCAGCTGTTCCTGCGCGTCTTCGCCATCTCCGATCAGGGCAGTGGCAGCACCGTCGTCGCCGCGGGGACACCGGATGGGGCGATACTGCGGAAGTGACGCGCGAACCCCACCCCTATCTGGACCATCCCTCCACGCTCGCCTTCGCCCACCGCGGCGGCGCGGCGGAGGGGATCGAGAACACCGCGGCGGCCTTCCGGCGGGCCGCCGATCTTGGTTACCGCTACTTCGAGACTGATGTGCACGCGACCGCGGACGGCAGGCTGGTCGCCTTCCACGACACGACGCTGGACCGGGTGACGGACGCGAGCGGCAAGATCGCGGCGCTGCCCTGGAGCGAGGTGCAGCAGGCCAGGGTGGGCGGCAGGGAACCGCTGGCGCTGTTCGAGGAACTGCTGGAGGAGTTCCCGGACGCCCGCTGGAATGTCGACATCAAGGCCGAGCCCGCGCTGGTACCGCTGGTCGACCTGATCCGCCGGACGGGCACCTGGGGGCGCGTGTGCGTCGGCTCGTTCTCGGAGGGCCGGGTGGCGCGGGCCATGCGGCTGGCGGGTCCGCGCCTCGCGACGTCGTACGGCGTGCGGGGTGTGCTGGGCCTGCGGCTGCGCTCGTACGGCATTCCCGCCGCCCTTCGGATGGGCGCGGTGTGTGCGCAGGTCCCCGAGTCGCAAAGCGGCATCCGAGTGGTGGACCGGCGCTTTGTGCGGGCGGCACACGCGCGCGGTCTGCAGGTCCATGTCTGGACCGTGAACGACGCGGATCGGATGGCGGCACTCCTGGACCTCGGCGTGGATGGCATCATGACCGATCATCTGGAGACGTTGCGCACGGTCCTGACCGAGCGGGGAGTCTGGGTCTAGACACGCCCTGACGCCGCGCGTCTGCACAACGGGACGAGCGAGGGGGCGCGGCGTGACGATAGACACCGCGGACCGGACGACCGGGACGAGCGAGCGCAGACGCGAGCAACGCGGCTGGTACTTCTACGACTTCGCGTGCTCCGTCTATTCGACGAGTGTGCTGACCGTCTTCCTCGGGCCCTATCTGACCGCGGTGGCGAAGGCCGCCGCGGACGCCGAGGGCTTCGTGCATCCGCTGGGCATCCCCGTGCGCGCGGGCTCGGTCTTCGCGTACGCGGTCTCGGTCTCGGTGGTGCTCGCCGTGCTGGTGATGCCGCTGGCCGGCGCGGCGGCGGACCGGACCGGGCGCAAGAAGCCGCTGCTGGCGGTCGCGGCCTATGTCGGGGCGGCCGCGACGACGGGGATGTTCTTCCTGGACGGCGAGCGCTATCTGCTCGGCGCCTTCCTTCTGATCGTCGCGAACGCCTCGCTGTCGGTGTCGATGGTCCTCTACAACGCGTATCTGCCGCAGATCGCGGAGCCGGATGAACGCGATGCGGTCTCCTCGCGCGGCTGGGCCTTCGGCTACACGTCCGGGGCGCTGGTGCTCGTACTGAATCTGGTCCTGTACTTGGGCCACGACTCCTTCGGCCTCTCGGAGTCGGCGGCGGTACGGGTCTGCCTGGCGTCGGCAGGGCTGTGGTGGGGCGCCTTCACGCTCGTGCCGCTGCGGCGTCTGCGGGACCGACAGGCGGCGCCGAGCGGCGAGGGCGCGGTCGGGTCCGGCTGGCGGCAGCTGCTGGCCACGCTGCGCGACATGCGCCGCCATCCGCTGACGCTCTCGTTCCTGCTGGCGTACCTGATCTACAACGACGGGGTCCAGACGGTGATCTCGCAGGCTTCGGTCTACGGCTCCGAGGAGCTGGGCCTCGACCAGACGACGCTGATCACCGCGGTGCTGCTGGTCCAGGTGCTCGCGGTGGCGGGCGCGCTGGGCATGGGACGGCTCGCCCGGACCCACGGGGCCAAGCGAACCATTCTCGCGTCACTCGCCGTCTGGACGCTGATTCTGGCGGTGGGGTACTTCCTGCCGGCCGGGGCCCCGGTCTGGTTCTTCGCCCTGGCGGGGGCGATCGGCCTTGTCCTGGGCGGCAGCCAGGCGCTGTCGAGGTCGCTGTTCTCACACCTGGTGCCGCGCGGCAAGGAGGCGGAGTACTTCTCCGCGTACGAGATGAGCGACCGGGGGCTGAGCTGGCTCGGACCACTGGTCTTCGGGCTCGCGTACCAGCTGACCGGCAGTTATCGAGACGCGATCATCTCTCTGGTCGTCTTCTTCGCGCTCGGTTCCGTACTGCTGGCACGGGTCCCGATCAAGGAGGCGGTGGCGGCCGCGGGCAACCCCGTGCCGGAGCGGATTTAGACGTTGAAGTGAAAGGCCGGTAGTGTACGCCCTTGGCTTGCCAGGCGGACCGTTACTGCGTGCTGAAGAAGCGAAATCACTGGGTGACACTTTCTATCAGATGTGACAAACCGGGCACTGGTGGGTACAACAAGGGGCGGCACGACGGGCGACGCATGACCCGGAACGGGAATCTTTACCGCCGACCGGACGTTGACCGGATGACGACGACAGCGACACCTGTCCTGTGGGCGACAAGCCCGGGAGGCACGATTCATGAGTGAGCGAGCTCTCCGCGGTACGCGACTCGTGGTGACCAGCTACGAGACGGACCGCGGCATCGATCTGGCCCCGCGCCAGGCGGTGGAGTACGCATGCGAGAAGGGCCATCGTTTTGAGATGCCCTTCTCGGTTGAGGCGGAAATTCCGCCGGAGTGGGAGTGCAAGGTCTGCGGGACCCAGGCACTCCTGGTCGACGGGGATGGCCCCGAGGAGAAGAAGGGCAAGCCGGCGCGGACGCATTGGGACATGCTCATGGAGCGACGCACTCGCGAGGAGCTGGAGGAGGTGCTGGCCGAGAGGCTGGCGGTCCTTCGTTCCGGCGCCATGAACATTGCCGTGCATCCGCGGGACAGCCGGAAGTCCGCCTGACCCCGTAACACCGCACGAACAGCGTCATCAATACACAACAGCCGCGGGCCGTCTCACATCTCTGTGAGACGGCCCGCGGCTGTAGCGATGTCAGGGTGTCAGCGGCGGCCGGGGCCCTTCCTCCTCGTAACCGCGCGAAGGCCCAGCAGCGTCCGGCCGGATGACTTCACCCTGCACGACCTTTCCGTCCGGCCGGTGAATTCTGGCCTGCTGAAAGGCGTCGCCCAGGCTGCCGGGCGAGGCAGCACGCATACGGCGCTCAAGCGACCTCTGCGTGAACCGGCCGAGCATGGAGCGTACGGGCGGCACCAGCAGTGCCAGACCCACGACGTCGGAGATCAGGCCGGGCAGCATCAGCAGCAGGCCGCCGAGCATCAGGAAGCCATTGCCCGTGCTGCCGGTGCCGGTGCCCGCGCCGTTACCGGCGCTCGCCGCGGGGCCCTGACCCTGCTGCTGTTGCTGCAGGGTCTCGGTGAGGTTGCGGAACGCCCGCCTGCCTGCGCGCTTGATGACGACGCCGCCGAGCACCGCGCCGCCGACGAGCAGAGCCAGCACCGTCAGCCCGCCGACCTCCGAAGCGACAAGGGTCAGCAGCCAGACCTCCAGGACCACCCAGGCGGCGATGCCGAGCGGGACGAAGGTACGGGCACGTGAACGCCTGGGGGCGGTCGGGGTCGGTGAACCGGTCGTCATGCACCCAGTGTGCCTGGGCGTCCGCCCGAGCGGCGTAAGGGGCCGATCAGTAAGAGGCCCGTCAGAGGGGCCAGTCAAGGAGGGGCCAGTCACGAGGGCGCGGTCAGGAGGGGCCGCGTCAGGGCCGCTTGCGGCCGAGGAGGCGATTCGCCCGGTCGCCGACTCCCCACGCGGTGACCCTCCACAGCGCCTCGACGACGATGTCCCGGCTCATCTTGGAATCGCCCAGCTCGCGCTCGACGAAGGTGATCGGGACTTCCACCACGTGATAACCGGCGGCGACGGCCCGGCGGGCGAGGTCGACCTGGAAGCAGTAGCCCTGGGAAGCGACCTCGGTCAGCCCGAGACCCTGGAGGGTCTCGGCGCGGAAGGCGCGGAAGCCGCCGGTGACATCCCGGATGGGGACGCCGAGCAGCAGGCGGGAGTAGGTGCTGCCGCCGCGGGAGAGGAACTGGCGGTGCTTGGGCCAGTTCACCACGCGCCCGCCGGGGACCCAGCGCGAGCCGAGGACCAGATCGGCCCCCTTGAGCGCGGTCAGCAGCCGGGGAAGCTCCTCGGGCTGATGGGAGCCGTCGGCGTCCATTTCGACCAGTACGCCGAAGCCGTGCTCGATGCCCCAGGCGAAGCCCGCGAGGTAGGCCGCGCCGAGCCCTTCCTTGCCCTTGCGGTGCAGGACATGCACCTTGTCGTCCTGGGCCACGAGTTCGTCGGCGACCTTGCCGGTTCCGTCGGGGCTGTTGTCGTCGGCGATCAGAATGTCCGCCTGGGGCACGGCTGAGCGCACCCGGGAGACGATCGGCCTGATGTTCTCGACCTCGTTGTAGGTCGGGATGATCACCAAGGCTTTGCCGAGCGGGCCGTATCGCCGCTGACCGCCGTCGTTCACTGCTGCCCCTTAGAGTCCGTGCACAGAGCCCCACCATAGCGAGCGCTCTGCGCGCGGCTGCGGCGGCACGGACTGTGGTGCCGCGGGCCCGATGAGGACTTCGCCAGGGGGCGTGCGGATCGGGGCCCGGCGTCCTTCGGGCCGACCTGGGACCCGCTGGCTGCGGGTCGACCGAGAGCCGTTGTCTACTGAACGCCGGACCCCACCCGGGTCACACCTGCCAACCGGCTGAAACCTTCCCTCGCCCCCGAGGCGCGGGCGCTGAACCTGGCTCCCAGTGGCAGTGCGCCGGTGCGGCACGCTGCCCCATGACCCAGCGGCGTTCGACGACTGCTGGAAGGTGCCGGTCGGACGTCCCGTGGTGGACTCGGCCGAACCTACCCGCCGGTGGGCGCTCCATGTCAACAGTCGTCTGATCTGCGAGCTTTGCCCAAATCACCAGGTCAGCGCCGAAGATCCGCAGGTCGCGGCCGAGCGCCGGGAGCTTCGATCGGCGGTACGAAATGTCCGCACGTCACTCGTTCGGCCGCTCAT includes:
- a CDS encoding PLP-dependent aminotransferase family protein, which codes for MTQWTSAVGAAQLARQLTSQQPRPAGPGARKPPAYRALADGIRLLVLEGRVPVAARLPAERELALSLSVSRTTVAAAYEALRAEGFLESRRGAGSWTAVPAGNPLPARGLEPLPPESLGSMIDLGCAALPAPEPWLTRSVQGALEELPPYAHTHGDYPAGLPALRQMLADRYTERGIPTMPEQIMVTTGAMGAIDAICHLFAGRGERIAVESPSYANILQLMREAGARLVPVAQAEGLTGWDMPRWRQVLRDAAPRLAYVVADFHNPTGALADEDQRRRLVDAARAAGTVLVVDETMSELRLDEGVDMPQPVCAFDPAGSTVLTVGSASKAFWAGMRIGWVRAAPDVIRSLVSARAYADLGTPVLEQLAVNWLMQTGGWEEAVAIRRGQARENRDALVAALRRELPDWEYDVPGGGLTLWVRTGGLSGSRLAEVGERVGVRVPSGPRFGVDGAFEGYVRLPFTVGGPVADEAAVRLAAAARLVATGATTGTEAPRTFVA
- a CDS encoding YitT family protein codes for the protein MSQSTPTTRGRQVTAVSRQTAVSRHLTRRLLQLSIGLALYGVSSALLVRGGLGLEPWGVLHQGLAERTGLTIGVVSIIVGAAVLLLWIPIRQRPGLGTVSNVFVIGIAMDGTLALVPNAHGLAAQIPVLIGGIVLNGVATGLYIAARFGPGPRDGLMTGLHRITGRTIRLVRTAIEVAVVATGFVLGGSVGVGTVAYALAIGPLAQLFLRVFAISDQGSGSTVVAAGTPDGAILRK
- a CDS encoding ankyrin repeat domain-containing protein, with the translated sequence MSEAPDPEVIELATKVFDLARQGETEALVAYIDAGVPANLANDRGDTLVMLAAYHGHAPAVEALLARGAEPDRANDRGQTPLAGAVFKGEDAVIRVLLAGGADPKAGTPSAVDTARMFGKTDLLELFGDQ
- a CDS encoding ATP-binding protein; protein product: MARRPLPRILSSGSAQIARSREIARSAADSATDVLHPLITITRGLRQLAVMARHRWAATPKERRGPTLFLAASCVLVVALIPYGPLVALISVMAAAAWKGRVRTPVKSGPDEAEAGRLRALYEALVPHFSVAEDPAPLFAHGSDWSKAFSDYEFDGNGRLTRLQVAYPAYFTDGEAESRARIEQLLHAKSGRGREYLFTWDEEGNRLVMSVLPALSTAIAAQRFVTAPGETVLGFTDAGAVRRTVPVAQGEETSSAAPVLWRTGPRSTEPHLLVVGEPGSGTTTLLRSIALQALQHGDVLIVEGSGTGEYGCLAGRAGVLAVECGLAGALASLEWAAHETERRLIAANRARQAGHPEPDDTKRPLWILLDRPSILGHLAAADGHTDPQDLLQVPLRHGRAAQVTVVVAEQFDSLDPLTETVRTHTRARVVLGAATFEQVESVLGVQPHTTPTPEVPPGRGYARLGTGPVLRIQVPATPDPYDEATSEAHRRAVLELLPERQDQAGPAAVPDPAADPVHEAVPAES
- a CDS encoding HEAT repeat domain-containing protein, whose translation is MFDPVIAPSGTLLGLLQRGRGDGTLHALAAPRAEALAALNHCVLNDPRHDWQVENRSLYYARLYLDLHGSLEEIERHLCDADDHLDTDEARTGLSLAVLGHLASYGRGDALSLLRRYAANGANWTWALDELALRDNDSGLRALAPSVLARFPATAEGDAELAIAVRDAFEPRPWRLWAEDRREAIGARVRAAQEAGSFDRWQRQMRPSGPRPGWSVQAVFDWADQGLERGSALHVPAARCLSAVAGPEDRPAIVEAARAGSVGARCAALHYLAESRDGVVLDLIEAAVSGGSHTVAEAAVSAFERMCGDEAVDRARGWVHRPDALGASAAGVLACRGTAGDATLVLGALRETVRADGPDASLLWTLVDGAGRLGIACAAPVLRHVYRETASSQLRGRAARALAATDPSFPTGFAVECLWDCEETTREVAALHAETGDVRVAERLRRLAADPAEEAEVQTAVRSRIGPDAPAV
- a CDS encoding glycosyltransferase, with product MRVVIVTESFPPDVNGVAHCALQTARHLAARGHDPLVIAPAVAGADDSGTTAPCPVVRVPSLPLPGYPQVRVALPSRRVAATIAAHRADLVHLASPFVLGVRGMAAAARLDLPAVAVYQTDLAGYARTYVGAGEGAAWRRIRTVHTAADRTLAGERGHRMIARRFHELLTERGLARGTAPGSDPEQAPPSRAAAALWLATAGTAWVARRCTDLLPQLMRLAGAEVRHWARGTSDRLDRSAEHALSAALAAVSPDVPLARMGE
- a CDS encoding glycerophosphodiester phosphodiesterase, with amino-acid sequence MTREPHPYLDHPSTLAFAHRGGAAEGIENTAAAFRRAADLGYRYFETDVHATADGRLVAFHDTTLDRVTDASGKIAALPWSEVQQARVGGREPLALFEELLEEFPDARWNVDIKAEPALVPLVDLIRRTGTWGRVCVGSFSEGRVARAMRLAGPRLATSYGVRGVLGLRLRSYGIPAALRMGAVCAQVPESQSGIRVVDRRFVRAAHARGLQVHVWTVNDADRMAALLDLGVDGIMTDHLETLRTVLTERGVWV
- a CDS encoding MFS transporter, with translation MTIDTADRTTGTSERRREQRGWYFYDFACSVYSTSVLTVFLGPYLTAVAKAAADAEGFVHPLGIPVRAGSVFAYAVSVSVVLAVLVMPLAGAAADRTGRKKPLLAVAAYVGAAATTGMFFLDGERYLLGAFLLIVANASLSVSMVLYNAYLPQIAEPDERDAVSSRGWAFGYTSGALVLVLNLVLYLGHDSFGLSESAAVRVCLASAGLWWGAFTLVPLRRLRDRQAAPSGEGAVGSGWRQLLATLRDMRRHPLTLSFLLAYLIYNDGVQTVISQASVYGSEELGLDQTTLITAVLLVQVLAVAGALGMGRLARTHGAKRTILASLAVWTLILAVGYFLPAGAPVWFFALAGAIGLVLGGSQALSRSLFSHLVPRGKEAEYFSAYEMSDRGLSWLGPLVFGLAYQLTGSYRDAIISLVVFFALGSVLLARVPIKEAVAAAGNPVPERI